The Tursiops truncatus isolate mTurTru1 chromosome X, mTurTru1.mat.Y, whole genome shotgun sequence DNA segment CCGGATGTCTGGAAGTGCCACACTTGTTCATCCCGCCCTATGGCCTCCCAGGGCCAACTCTGTTCTGGGGTTCAggctcccctcagtcctccctTAGGGCTCTCACCTTGGCTCCACGCAGGACCTGGATTCTCTCCTGTGCCCGCCTGAGACCCCGCCCCTTATACCGGCTCCACAGTCTCTGTCAGACCCTCACCCTTATACCCTTCCCTGCCTTCAGCCCTGGGAGGCCCTGGGGCGGAATGAGCACTTGGCAGCGAGTCCTCACTTATGTATCCGGGTCTCAGAGAGGCTTCGGAACAGGTATAAGCGTCCGCTCTCAGGTGTGCTATGGCTAGAATCCCAGGTCCTGCGTGGAGTCAAGgtgagggccctgagggaggactgaggAAAACGTGGACCCCAGAACAGAGTTGGCCCCTTGAGGTCATAGGACGGGATGAGCACATCAGCACTTCCTGACTTCCGGGTCTCAGAGAAGCTGGGGACCTGGGATAAGGGGCGGGGTCTCATGAGGGCAGAGGGTAAAATGTCAGGTCCCTGGCGGACTAAGGTTAGGGCCCTTAGGCAGGACTGAGGGGACCCTGAGGGAGGACAAAAGGGACCCACCAGGTCACCGCCCTTGCAGGTGGCCGTGGGAGGCCCCGGGGTGGGATGAGCACGGTAGGCCTGTCCTGACGTCCTGACGTCAGGGTCTCGGAGAGACTGGAGACCTGGTATAAGGAGCAGGGACTCACACTGGCAGACGGGACAATCCCAGGTCCTGCCCAGAGTCCAGCCTGCACGCGAGGAAGGAAGGACTGAGGACGTTAGACCCCGACACAGGGAGAGATCCTTTGCCCTTCCGCGGGGGCCTTGGAGGCGCCAGAGCACGGTCAGCAGATGAGATGTTTCCTGACCTCTGGGTCGGGGTCCTCAGGAGGTCAGGTGTTTGGTGTGAGGGGTGAGCCTTCAGGTCCACAGAAGGTGGACTCCCAGGACCCCGAGGGAGGACTGAGCAGACCCCCAGCCCTGGAACAGGGGCCTCAACAGAAACCTGCCCCTGTGGTCAGCGCTGGGAGGCCAGGCAGGAtgtgaggaggaggtgaggacccAGCATCTCCCCATCCTAGGACCCTCgggaggccctgggcaggtgCGGCCACCTGTGGGGCCCCCTCACTGCTTTCTGTTCAGATTCGGGGTCCTGTTCTGAGTTTCCCCTCCGGCCTGCAAAGGGGAGGGTCCAGGCCCTTAAGGGGAACAGTGAGCACGACGAGCGACCCCGAGGGGACCACCCACCCCAGAACTCAGCACTGGGGGGACCTCACAGAGTCCGGCCCAATCCTCCTACCAGCACCGAGGCCCAGAGCTGTGCCACAGTGTACACAAGAGGTGCGCCCTCCATTCCTCTTACAGGGGCTCCAGGAACCGGGAGGCGAAGGCCCAGGTCTGAGGACCGTGTCctcagggcacagagcagaggaggcCCAGGCAGCGCCAGGAGCCAAGGGGAGGTGCGTGCCCTGAGTGTGTACCCAGGGGCTCCCCCTCCCAGAACAGAGGGGACCCCACAACACCCAAGTCACCCCACTGCCCTGTCAGCCCCAGAACCTGGGGCCGTGCTGGCTGCACCCTGAGGAGCCCCCTCACTTCCTTCTTCAGGTTGGCAGGGGACAGGCCACCCGGGAGGAGCGCCCCTGTGAGGCCCGAGGGCAGCCCTTGAGACGAGACCTGTAAGTGGCCTTTGTCAGGGCTGCCCAGGGTGCCTTTCTCCGCCGAGGCCGCTCACACCCCCTCTCTTCCCCAGGTACGAGGTCCCCTGCCCACACTCCCGTGGGCGGCCCGACCCCAGTGATCAGGCCTCCGGTCGAGATGAGTGAGCTCCGCCAGCCTGAGGCCGACCTTGAGGCCCCAGTCCCGGCCCAGGGTCCGGTGGAGGCGCCGCTGCTGGGGGCTGCGGGGGAGGAGGCCGCATCCCCCTCGTCCTCCGCCTCCCCTGGCGCCCCCTCCTTCTCCGCCTATGCCGAGCCCTTGTCCCGCGAGGCACTTGTTGTGCTGATGGCTGACCTGGTGGGGTTCCTGCTCGTCAAGTTTCGTACCGGGGAGCCGACCTCCGAGGCGGAGATGCTGAGTACGGTCGTCCGGGAGCATCGGGACCACTTCCCCGTGGTCCTCCGCCTCGTTTGCGAGTGCCTGAGGGTGACGTTTGGCTTGGCCGTGAAGGAGGTGGACCCCCGCGAGCGCACCTACGTCCTGgtccccaccctgggcctcacCTAGGATGCAGTGCTGAGGGCCGGGCAGCGCACGCCCAAGGCCGGCCTCCTGGTGCCGGTCCTGGGCGTGATCACCCTGTTCGGTGACCGAGCCCCTGaggaggaggtgtggagagtgcTCGGCCACATGGGGGTGTGTGCCGGGAGGGAGTCCTGCATCTATGGGGAGCCCAGGGAGCTGCTCACCAAAGTGTGGGTGCAGGAGGGCTACCTGGAGTACCGGCAGGTGCCCCACAGCGACCCTGCCCGCTACGAGTTCCTGTGGGGTGCCCGGGCCTACGCGGAGCCCAGCAAGTGGCAGGTCCTGGAGCATCTGCTCAGGGTCAGTAGCTTGGATCCCAGGTCCTTCCCATCCCTGTGTGCAGGGGGTGTGAGCCACGAGGAAGAGGGAGCCTGAGCCAGAGCAGCAGCCAGGCTCCTTCCAGGCCCAAGTTCACTGGTAGCAAGTGAGGCTGGTCCTTCACTCTGAGTTTGAAGAGAGAGCGGTCGAGTTTCCAAGTAGTGAGGGCCCCTGCGAGTGGGGGGAACATGGTGTGTAGCATCTTTGGGTTCCTCTTGTGTAAGATGACATGGAATATCATCTGTGTTTTCTttaggagtttttaaaatgttattccgTTTAATGGAAGACTAAACAAGCTTCAGTGTCTAACTTTGTGAATGACATTGATTAGAATGTGTTTATAATTACCCAGTTTAAGAACAAGAGTTTTGCTCTTTTGTAAAAGAGACTGGGAAATCTCCCATTTCATTTTGTGACCCTGAAGCAGATAACACGGAATTGGAATCAGAACTGCTCTGGACATGTGAAAGTACTTAGCAGTAATGTAGACGggggaagaattagaaaaataaaagtaatcgtAGTGAGTTTTTGCTTCTTATCCTGCTTGTCTGTCATTCTGTAAAACTAAGCTATCTCTGTTTAGTTGGATTTGCACGGTGATTTACGAAAGTATGAAAAAACTGATTTGAGTAAGGCAGGCCCCTGCTCTCCGGCTTATTTATTCGGCAGACCTCCACGGAGCCTCTGCTCTCCGGAAGGCCCTGTGTTAGTAGCGGGAACGCTAGGAAAAGCAGGACACACTCACACGTAGAGTGATGGTCTAGGAGCCGCTGTCACATGAGGAAGGTGGTGAGACGTCCCCTAAGTCCCACAGAACAAGTCCACATGGGACGAGGCGGTGGGGCTCCAGGAGCGAGCCCTGGAGTGTTAAGTGCCCCGAGCCAGGGCAGTTTGGGGCTTTGGGAAGCGGGGCTTCCTTCTGTGgggaggtgatggtgatgaagctgggtggtggcagcagccagACCTGCAGGCGGTGTGTTTGGGGGGAAAGTCTGAAATGCGACATTACTGTGAGGTGTCCTTCTGGATCACGGATGAACCCGAGAGAAATCTCATACtcgggcaggaaggaaggggtcCCGGCTCTTGTTGCATTGCAGTTGACCATAGTGAAGAAGTAGGTGTTATATATGCAACAGCTGGAGAAACGCGGTCATACTCCCTTGACGTGATGCCCAGAGTCCGTGGACAGGCCCTCTTTCCCCTGTTCTTGGGGGAACCAGAACCCAAGGTGCTAATTAGCTTTAATCATTATCGTGACTGTACTTTGGCAATTGTAATCAAGGACTCGATGTCTGGTGGGGCTGAAATGAAGCAAAGGAACGGTTTGGATGGAAGAGCATCTGGGAGGGATGCAAAGCCTTGTTCCTTGATTCTATTTCCTGGAGCTTCGTGTCGTATCTCGCTGGGAACACCCCTCCGCACCCGAATTTAACACACCCTCTAACTGGGaaaatttccttagttttattGATGAAACATCTTGTTTGGCTAATTAGCTTTTCCACATCCTATTGAGCTGCATATTCTCTGACACGACCGGGACAAGAAACCGCCCAACCAAAtgccagaggagagaggggaagggtctGAGGCCGAACAACATGAGAAATACCTGCCAATCATCGAAGTTCCAACAGACGCCAGGCCCTGTGAGCTGCTCTACGTAGCTCACACACATCCCTGCAGCCCGAGACAGGGCTCATCACACCCATTCGCTTCACGGGTGAGGAACCTGAGGCCACGGGGCTTGGGAATCTTCCCAGGATCACGTGCTGGTAAGTGACGGCGTGGGGACCAGAGCCCTGGTCTGAATTCCTCTCGAGCCCACGCTgttcccacccaccccagcccgtGGCTGACCTTCTGACTGGCGATTCACTGCTCTTCTCAGTGTCACACGGTGTCTTTCAGTTGACAAAAAGCAGGCCCAAGAAAGGAAGGTGCCAAGGAGAAGCAGAGACAGTGTGGGGCTCGTCTGTGGCTTGTTGAGAGCTGACACCGCCAGGGGCCGGCATTTCTGGCCAGTCCCGGCACCTTCCCGTGTGACGGCGCCCTGTCCCTGCTCCTGCCCTGGGGCCCTCCTGTCCAACGGGAACCTGGCCGGCTGAGCTGCTCATGGCTCAGCCACGGGGAGGGAGGGACTGAGACTGCCTGGGACTGACTGTAAGGCCCCAGTGCCTACTGGGATAAGGCCCCTGCAGGAGCCTCCTCAGATACTGGAGGGAAGTTAACGCTGGCAGACACCCCGAGACCCTGGCGGCAGCGAGGGAGGGGAGCGGCTGGGGGGCCTCTGGGCTGGGGGCATCAGGGCGCGGAAGCcaagggcaggggctggagggcgAGGCTGGCAAAGGCAGGCCTTGGACGTCGCCAGGGCTTGTGCCTGCCCAGCTGAAGGGTCCCGAGACCCGGCTGAGGAAGACCCCACGGTGCCACACACACCCACTGCCGGGGCCCGGCTGGCACCTGGCAGGGAGGGGGACCAGGAAGGAGGCAGTTCCTACGGGACCCAGGGGGCGAGGGAGGGCCCGAGGAGGGGGCAGCAGGCAAGGCCACACAGGCAGGCTGGGCCCAAGGAGGCCCCAGCCTTTGGGCCCCTTCTGAGGAGCCACCGACGGCCTCCACCACAATTCGCAGCCTCCGAGGTCATGTCCCTACAGGAGGAACTGACCTGAAGAATGCTTTGTAAACCAGTTTAGAAGCATAAAGACCAGGGAGCAGGCCCGAATCTAGGCCCGGGAGCTCCATCCAGGATGCCAGTCCTTAGGCTGAAAGGCGCCTCGGGCGATCCTCCTGCACACCCTCTTAGCTCTCCCCTTTCAGAAATAGGGCAGTGGCGCTCACAGAGGGCAGATGACCCTgcttagtggcagagctgggacagggACCTAGGATCCTCGCAGACGGGCCTTTCCAAGGTACCACTCTGT contains these protein-coding regions:
- the LOC117310408 gene encoding LOW QUALITY PROTEIN: melanoma-associated antigen 4-like (The sequence of the model RefSeq protein was modified relative to this genomic sequence to represent the inferred CDS: substituted 1 base at 1 genomic stop codon); amino-acid sequence: MSELRQPEADLEAPVPAQGPVEAPLLGAAGEEAASPSSSASPGAPSFSAYAEPLSREALVVLMADLVGFLLVKFRTGEPTSEAEMLSTVVREHRDHFPVVLRLVCECLRVTFGLAVKEVDPRERTYVLVPTLGLTXDAVLRAGQRTPKAGLLVPVLGVITLFGDRAPEEEVWRVLGHMGVCAGRESCIYGEPRELLTKVWVQEGYLEYRQVPHSDPARYEFLWGARAYAEPSKWQVLEHLLRVSSLDPRSFPSLCAGGVSHEEEGA